In Mycoplasmopsis californica, one genomic interval encodes:
- a CDS encoding Mbov_0121 family peptidase domain-containing ABC transporter, which produces MRISKQYDSKDCGLHVLQYFIKKLNKSDVEINYLKLKADYGPNGISLTTLGKVARENGLIIDTYKTNFDELKKIKNIDLPFIVLVEDEGLKHYLVIEKIDKNYVYIQDSRIGRKIKMNHTEFRSIYTGIMSFVYRDIENNQRQDIKCVDNKLKYLFSFNFNLFCIVFVSLLTMLLAFSSSFFVKIVFDLVILNHLNKMLFALFIGFLWLNIVRFLSVFLKNLMTKKLANAIEIDIKERFFTKLQRIGLNEKSKITNSEIFKRLGYINFISEYKASFLYTFFAEFIAILFSSLFLIWLNLIIFGIVFSFSALCLIINIIFHFFIEKRYQKHLNLSHNNAQTEMDYVFGLTSFNDEYSLNFNELLRQEKLIKFKMSDYKLNKSKNVNNLVNDFLIGNLGLVIVFVSCFLIFKNQLTVGTLIMILTTMSYFVQPVASLTSIIMMNSIVAKHIDMINFVLNFKEINLENKGVMIEKIKEIELLDLNFGYESGNNNINIDAIKLNENTHFIGKNGCGKSTLLNLLNFKLSNWDGTLKINNHNVNFINILALKNDSILINDDVYIPQSTVYDFLVCGNQNIHKTLMNNIDFYGLDKVMERCNLTLNSFINNNGENISSGQRQLIILLKLFTKKFKLIMLDEAFENLDLEVNKKLINSIKNYQSDAFFIEISHSKKYASNGMEVDFEKINKTN; this is translated from the coding sequence ATGAGAATATCAAAACAATACGATTCAAAAGATTGCGGACTACACGTTTTGCAATATTTTATAAAAAAACTCAATAAATCAGACGTAGAAATAAATTATTTGAAATTAAAAGCAGATTATGGACCAAATGGAATAAGCTTGACAACATTAGGAAAAGTTGCCAGGGAAAATGGCTTGATCATTGATACATATAAAACTAATTTTGATGAATTAAAGAAAATTAAAAATATTGATTTACCTTTTATTGTATTGGTGGAGGATGAAGGACTTAAACACTATCTTGTAATCGAAAAAATTGATAAAAATTATGTTTATATTCAGGATTCTAGAATAGGAAGAAAAATAAAAATGAATCACACTGAGTTTAGATCAATTTATACGGGCATAATGAGTTTTGTGTATCGTGATATAGAAAACAATCAAAGACAGGATATTAAATGTGTTGATAACAAGTTAAAATATTTATTTAGTTTTAATTTTAACTTATTTTGTATAGTTTTTGTGTCCTTATTAACAATGTTATTAGCATTTAGCTCTTCATTTTTTGTAAAAATTGTTTTTGATTTGGTAATACTAAATCATTTAAACAAGATGTTGTTTGCATTGTTTATTGGTTTTTTATGATTGAATATTGTCCGGTTTTTAAGTGTATTTTTAAAAAATTTAATGACTAAAAAGCTGGCTAATGCGATAGAAATAGATATTAAAGAAAGATTTTTTACAAAACTACAACGAATTGGATTAAATGAAAAATCTAAAATAACAAATTCAGAAATTTTCAAGCGTTTAGGTTATATAAATTTTATTAGCGAATACAAAGCCAGCTTTTTATACACATTTTTTGCTGAATTTATCGCTATTTTATTCAGTTCATTATTTTTGATTTGACTAAATTTAATTATATTTGGGATCGTATTTTCTTTTAGTGCGTTGTGTTTGATTATTAATATTATTTTTCATTTTTTTATTGAAAAAAGATACCAAAAACATTTAAATTTATCTCATAATAATGCACAAACTGAAATGGATTATGTTTTTGGATTAACTTCATTTAATGATGAATACAGTTTAAATTTCAATGAACTTTTACGCCAAGAAAAATTAATAAAATTTAAAATGAGTGATTATAAATTAAATAAAAGTAAAAATGTCAATAACTTAGTTAATGACTTTTTAATTGGAAATTTAGGTTTGGTTATTGTATTTGTGTCTTGTTTTCTAATTTTTAAAAATCAATTAACCGTTGGAACGTTAATTATGATATTAACTACAATGTCATACTTTGTACAACCTGTTGCATCATTAACGTCGATAATAATGATGAATAGTATTGTTGCAAAGCATATTGACATGATTAATTTTGTATTGAATTTCAAAGAAATAAACCTAGAAAATAAAGGCGTGATGATTGAAAAAATTAAAGAAATTGAGTTATTAGATCTTAACTTTGGTTATGAATCAGGAAATAATAATATAAATATTGATGCTATAAAATTAAATGAAAATACACATTTTATAGGCAAAAACGGTTGCGGAAAGAGTACATTATTAAATTTATTAAATTTTAAACTTTCAAATTGAGATGGCACATTAAAGATTAACAACCATAATGTGAATTTTATTAATATTTTAGCTCTTAAAAATGATTCGATTTTAATAAATGATGACGTTTACATTCCGCAATCAACTGTTTATGATTTTTTGGTGTGTGGGAATCAAAATATACATAAAACATTGATGAATAATATTGACTTTTATGGTTTAGATAAGGTTATGGAGCGTTGTAACTTAACACTTAATTCGTTTATAAATAATAATGGAGAAAATATATCAAGTGGACAGAGGCAATTAATCATTTTACTAAAATTATTTACAAAAAAATTCAAGCTTATTATGCTTGATGAAGCTTTTGAAAATCTAGATTTAGAAGTGAATAAAAAATTAATAAATTCTATCAAAAATTATCAAAGCGATGCATTTTTTATTGAAATTAGCCATAGCAAAAAGTATGCAAGTAATGGAATGGAGGTAGATTTTGAAAAAATTAACAAAACCAACTAA
- the recU gene encoding Holliday junction resolvase RecU, whose protein sequence is MKNRGMLLEKIINQTIAHYETYNKALIEKKTLPVKFHKVDNKRELSGAYVYKKSTVDYIGCVDGTFVAFEAKTTNENRLPASNILRHQIDYLNKINTMNGIAFFIIMFSNVDEFYIINSQYLATHWKKSWTYEEIKNAGIQIELTYPGIIDFLPYLYSI, encoded by the coding sequence ATGAAAAATAGAGGAATGTTATTAGAAAAAATCATCAACCAAACAATAGCACATTATGAAACGTATAATAAAGCTTTAATCGAGAAGAAAACTTTGCCCGTTAAATTCCACAAGGTTGATAACAAAAGAGAATTGTCGGGAGCTTACGTTTATAAGAAAAGTACAGTCGATTATATCGGGTGTGTTGATGGAACTTTTGTTGCTTTTGAAGCAAAAACGACCAATGAAAATCGGCTTCCCGCAAGTAATATTTTGCGACACCAAATAGATTATTTAAATAAAATTAACACAATGAATGGAATTGCCTTTTTTATTATTATGTTTAGTAATGTTGATGAGTTTTATATTATTAATTCACAGTATTTAGCTACACATTGAAAAAAATCCTGAACATATGAAGAAATAAAAAATGCCGGAATACAAATTGAACTTACGTATCCTGGCATTATTGACTTTTTACCTTATTTGTATAGTATCTAG
- a CDS encoding HU family DNA-binding protein, with amino-acid sequence MTKKEFMAEVAEKMGVPVRTANEFFDKFIIVLKDYLSEGEKVQLSVLGTFDVVERARRETTNPFTKELLVIEPKKVIKFRPSKFLKEAVDKN; translated from the coding sequence ATGACTAAAAAAGAATTTATGGCCGAAGTAGCTGAAAAGATGGGTGTTCCAGTAAGAACTGCAAATGAATTTTTTGATAAATTCATAATTGTTCTGAAAGACTATCTTTCAGAGGGGGAAAAGGTTCAATTGAGCGTACTAGGAACTTTTGATGTTGTTGAACGTGCTAGACGTGAAACAACAAACCCATTTACAAAAGAATTGTTGGTTATCGAACCTAAAAAAGTTATTAAGTTCAGGCCATCTAAATTCCTAAAAGAAGCCGTTGATAAAAACTAG
- the der gene encoding ribosome biogenesis GTPase Der, which yields MRNNVIAIIGKPNVGKSTLFNRLVGKKSSITYDEPGVTRDRLYETFEWSGKEIKVIDTGGIEVENRPFQEQIRIQASIAIDEANVIIFMVDGASDITNDDQLILSMLRKSNKPIVVVANKLDNLDLFNYSWYSLGENIFKISAQHGHGVGDVLDECLRNLNLDDQKTSKNFKLSIIGRPNSGKSSLLNLLCGEQRSIVSEIAGTTRDAVKSFVKIRDQEFEVVDTAGITRKSKIVDMIDKYALMRAISALDESDLSIIMIDSTKELSHFDSRIIGYALENSKPIIIAVNKWDLINKDTNTMINYEKQMRNKFHFVPWVPFCFISVLKNQRIDKFIDTILQVKQNLERDVKPALLSNFIRETQLIQPAAPYNGGRLNIYFARKFTDLRIPTFVFYVNNKKFLHWSYERFLEKQIRSIIDFTGCPIKLIFKNKSGLE from the coding sequence ATGCGCAATAATGTAATTGCAATTATAGGCAAGCCGAATGTTGGAAAAAGTACTCTTTTCAACAGATTAGTGGGTAAAAAAAGTTCAATAACCTATGACGAACCTGGAGTTACTCGTGATCGTCTTTACGAAACATTCGAATGAAGTGGAAAAGAAATTAAAGTAATTGATACTGGTGGTATTGAAGTAGAAAATAGACCATTTCAAGAACAAATTAGAATTCAAGCTTCTATTGCAATTGATGAAGCTAACGTAATTATTTTTATGGTTGATGGAGCTTCTGATATTACAAACGATGATCAATTAATTTTAAGTATGTTGCGGAAAAGTAACAAGCCAATTGTAGTTGTTGCCAATAAACTTGACAATCTTGATTTATTTAATTATTCTTGATATTCATTAGGTGAGAATATATTTAAGATAAGTGCGCAACACGGCCATGGTGTAGGCGATGTTTTGGATGAGTGTTTGCGAAATTTAAATCTTGATGACCAAAAAACCTCAAAAAACTTTAAATTATCAATAATTGGCCGGCCTAATTCTGGTAAAAGTTCTCTTCTTAACTTGCTTTGTGGTGAACAAAGATCGATTGTAAGTGAAATTGCAGGAACAACACGTGATGCTGTAAAGAGTTTTGTTAAAATACGAGATCAAGAGTTTGAAGTTGTAGATACAGCAGGGATTACAAGAAAAAGTAAAATTGTAGATATGATTGATAAATATGCTTTAATGCGTGCAATAAGCGCATTAGATGAATCTGATTTATCAATCATTATGATCGATTCGACCAAAGAATTAAGCCATTTTGATTCACGTATTATTGGATATGCATTGGAAAATTCAAAACCGATTATAATCGCCGTTAATAAGTGAGATTTAATAAACAAAGATACTAATACAATGATTAATTACGAAAAGCAAATGAGAAATAAATTTCATTTTGTTCCGTGAGTTCCATTTTGCTTTATTTCAGTTTTAAAAAATCAAAGAATTGATAAATTTATTGACACAATTTTGCAAGTTAAACAAAATTTAGAACGAGATGTAAAACCTGCTTTATTATCAAACTTTATTCGGGAAACTCAATTAATTCAACCCGCCGCTCCTTACAATGGTGGTCGCTTAAATATTTATTTTGCGCGTAAATTTACGGATTTGCGAATTCCAACTTTTGTTTTTTATGTCAATAATAAAAAATTCCTGCATTGAAGTTACGAACGATTTTTGGAAAAGCAAATACGCTCGATCATTGATTTCACAGGATGCCCGATTAAATTAATTTTCAAAAACAAATCAGGACTTGAATAA
- the cmk gene encoding (d)CMP kinase yields the protein MNHKKINVAIDGPSSAGKSTVSEEIAKRLGYTFLSSGSIYRAIAYVLIKNKINHTDENAVSDCLNNEFLKISLDNQQKIYVDGEDITRSIRSNEVSKVSSEIAIYKAVRQYVVEFIQHMTKSSKGFIMDGRDTTYKIMPYAELKVYLDATPHERARRRYLQNIELGFNTSYEEVLDAVKTRDDQDFNRANDPLKRVDDASYIDCTNMTFSEVVNEIIRQIEEIINAQ from the coding sequence ATGAACCATAAAAAAATTAATGTTGCAATTGACGGCCCTTCAAGTGCAGGAAAATCAACTGTTTCAGAAGAAATTGCAAAAAGATTAGGCTACACTTTTTTAAGTTCGGGGAGCATTTATAGAGCAATTGCATACGTTTTGATTAAAAATAAAATCAATCACACTGACGAAAATGCAGTGAGTGATTGCTTAAATAATGAGTTCTTAAAAATTTCGCTTGACAATCAACAAAAAATATATGTAGATGGCGAAGACATAACAAGATCAATTAGATCAAATGAGGTTTCTAAAGTTTCTTCTGAAATTGCAATTTATAAAGCGGTACGCCAGTACGTTGTTGAATTTATTCAACACATGACTAAATCGTCAAAAGGTTTTATAATGGACGGTAGAGATACAACATACAAAATTATGCCTTATGCAGAGCTAAAAGTTTATCTTGATGCTACTCCTCATGAAAGAGCTCGTCGCCGTTATTTGCAAAATATTGAATTAGGTTTTAATACAAGTTATGAGGAAGTTCTAGATGCTGTAAAAACTCGTGATGATCAAGACTTTAATCGTGCTAACGACCCACTAAAACGTGTTGATGACGCAAGTTATATTGATTGTACAAACATGACATTCAGTGAAGTTGTTAATGAAATAATCCGCCAAATCGAGGAAATTATAAATGCGCAATAA
- the dnaJ gene encoding molecular chaperone DnaJ, with protein sequence MSKKDYYEVLGVSRDATEKEIKSAYRKLAMQYHPDKLKDGTSDQKMQELNQAYEVLSDKEKRANYDQYGSEEGPQGFGGFGDFGSFGGFGDIFSSFFGGSSRQKTNTPMRGDDLMARVQISFEDSIKGVEFEKKLQKWEACDSCEGRGAEKSSDILTCSTCKGTGQQQIQQRTLFGMMSTAQICSNCHGNGEIIKNPCKTCKGNVYIKKDKKVKFRAPEGCQTGDKISLTGYGEKGLNGGPAGNLIIEFQVLPHKYFVREGLNLFLEFPVSFIDIVKENQVIVPTPYGNETIQLRRSHQNGKILVLNGKGIRRSGRSGDLKIQLKIIIPDLSKSEMNKLANQISEFQDNTNLDFIKLFK encoded by the coding sequence ATGAGTAAAAAAGATTATTATGAAGTTTTAGGTGTTTCAAGGGATGCTACAGAAAAAGAAATTAAGTCAGCATACCGTAAATTAGCGATGCAGTATCATCCAGATAAATTAAAAGATGGAACTAGTGACCAAAAAATGCAGGAATTAAACCAAGCTTATGAAGTTTTAAGCGACAAAGAAAAAAGAGCTAATTACGACCAATATGGTTCAGAAGAAGGGCCACAAGGTTTTGGCGGATTTGGTGATTTCGGCAGTTTTGGCGGATTTGGAGATATTTTTAGTTCATTTTTTGGTGGATCAAGTAGACAAAAAACAAATACTCCTATGCGAGGCGACGATTTGATGGCGAGAGTCCAAATTTCATTTGAAGATTCGATAAAAGGAGTTGAATTTGAGAAAAAATTGCAAAAATGAGAAGCTTGCGATTCCTGTGAGGGACGAGGAGCGGAAAAATCAAGTGATATTTTAACTTGTTCAACGTGTAAAGGGACAGGCCAACAACAAATTCAACAACGAACTCTTTTTGGGATGATGTCAACTGCTCAGATTTGTTCAAATTGTCACGGCAACGGCGAAATAATAAAAAACCCATGCAAAACTTGCAAAGGTAATGTTTATATTAAAAAAGATAAAAAAGTCAAATTTAGAGCTCCTGAAGGGTGCCAAACAGGTGATAAAATTTCATTAACAGGATATGGAGAAAAAGGTCTAAATGGTGGCCCTGCTGGTAATTTAATTATTGAATTCCAAGTATTGCCTCACAAATATTTTGTGAGAGAAGGATTAAACTTATTCTTAGAATTTCCAGTTTCATTTATTGATATTGTTAAAGAAAATCAAGTTATTGTGCCAACTCCTTATGGAAATGAAACTATTCAATTACGTCGAAGTCATCAAAATGGAAAAATATTAGTTCTAAATGGAAAAGGTATTCGTCGTAGTGGCCGCAGTGGAGATTTAAAAATTCAATTAAAAATTATCATTCCAGACCTTTCTAAATCAGAAATGAATAAATTAGCTAATCAAATCTCAGAATTTCAAGACAACACAAATCTAGACTTCATCAAGCTTTTTAAATAA
- a CDS encoding YhjD/YihY/BrkB family envelope integrity protein, which produces MAKKQRQIYTGLELKQIKKITNRKNRSSWAGKNIISNENRRWDFFEKIIKYFLRFILWLTTSKIGWKNKVKTNELVDRTYAKFIAKDSAFIPFSLAFYFLVSFVPISTIVIVLLSFIDDYNVIFVNKIITRVIPGVQSLLAIPEFKINEGAKYTAILVLLLTSTWLGSSGWGRFIYLQNYIYGHENLGNFFLNRIKGFFVVLGISIYIFLASALYITFYKWITPSFSLTGETIFFYISLFIYLLLILYLGFTLIYKLTPSFKLQWNSVLPGVLVASIPNMIFISGFGYLTSLLKYDQYGTIGTFLYLALFVSSLTYFTYMGLIVNESYFKTYYSSFTISKTAWIFKRFNKI; this is translated from the coding sequence ATGGCTAAAAAACAACGACAAATATATACGGGTTTAGAACTAAAACAAATTAAAAAAATAACAAACAGAAAAAATAGAAGTTCCTGAGCTGGTAAAAATATAATTTCTAATGAAAATCGTCGTTGAGATTTTTTTGAAAAGATAATTAAGTATTTTTTACGTTTTATTTTATGATTAACAACATCAAAAATTGGATGAAAAAATAAGGTTAAAACTAATGAGTTAGTCGATCGTACATATGCAAAATTCATTGCAAAAGACTCGGCTTTTATTCCATTCTCACTCGCTTTTTATTTCCTTGTATCATTTGTGCCTATATCTACAATTGTTATTGTTTTACTTTCATTTATTGACGATTACAATGTAATATTCGTGAACAAAATTATAACAAGAGTAATACCAGGCGTCCAGTCCTTATTGGCAATTCCAGAATTTAAGATAAATGAAGGAGCTAAATACACGGCAATACTCGTTTTACTATTGACTTCGACGTGACTAGGATCGAGTGGATGAGGGCGTTTTATCTACTTACAAAACTACATATACGGCCATGAAAACTTAGGTAATTTTTTTCTTAACAGAATAAAAGGTTTCTTTGTAGTTTTGGGTATAAGTATATACATTTTTTTAGCTTCGGCACTTTATATTACTTTCTATAAATGGATAACTCCATCATTTAGTCTAACAGGCGAAACTATATTTTTTTATATTTCATTATTTATTTATCTACTTTTAATTTTGTATCTTGGTTTCACTCTTATTTATAAACTGACTCCAAGTTTTAAGTTGCAATGGAACTCAGTGTTGCCGGGTGTTTTAGTGGCATCAATACCAAATATGATTTTTATTAGTGGATTTGGTTATTTAACTTCACTATTAAAATATGATCAATATGGAACAATTGGCACATTTCTTTATTTGGCATTATTTGTTTCATCATTAACTTATTTTACTTATATGGGGTTAATTGTTAATGAGTCGTATTTCAAAACTTACTATTCAAGCTTCACTATTTCTAAAACAGCTTGAATATTTAAACGTTTTAATAAAATTTAG
- a CDS encoding RpiB/LacA/LacB family sugar-phosphate isomerase codes for MDKKIVAFVSDHAAVDLKNKLVAYIEELGYQAVDLGPVDESQKVSYSLQGHKLAKYVKENDVNFGIGLCGTGLGISYALNRHNGIRAARVASVEDAELAKLHNNANILVFGGRQVSFEQAKTMVDKYIATNYEGGRHQQRIDDIEHFED; via the coding sequence ATGGATAAAAAAATAGTTGCTTTCGTTTCCGACCACGCGGCGGTCGATCTTAAAAATAAACTTGTGGCATACATTGAAGAACTTGGGTATCAAGCTGTTGATTTAGGGCCGGTTGATGAGTCTCAAAAAGTTTCATATTCACTTCAAGGACATAAACTTGCAAAGTACGTTAAAGAAAATGATGTAAATTTTGGAATTGGTTTATGTGGTACCGGTTTAGGGATTTCATATGCATTAAATCGTCATAACGGAATAAGAGCTGCTAGGGTTGCTTCTGTTGAGGATGCTGAACTAGCAAAATTACACAACAATGCAAATATTTTAGTTTTCGGTGGTCGCCAAGTTAGTTTTGAGCAAGCTAAAACCATGGTTGATAAATATATTGCGACAAATTATGAGGGTGGCCGTCACCAACAAAGAATAGATGATATTGAACATTTTGAAGACTAG
- a CDS encoding PQ-loop domain-containing transporter has protein sequence MVEKFFNIYNLDKTYLVSGWFAWIFATISITLTVSVGIPQLVYLLKNKDTGEGVNFYSFWIVFVGSIGWMLIGSWDIQPVKMVASSIANMLSLSIFIFTIFFTYKYARDEKKRKQAWKVLIIAALVVAFAANIAIYGLVKDKRMWPQLHAICVIIFPMLTTFSFFPSVIKSLEQKRFMGMSKGMLFTIISINVTWVCYRVAVGFNNNEFTAGLITTMVWQFVSLAIYLSQVYLLIENHLKNKNR, from the coding sequence ATGGTAGAAAAGTTTTTTAATATTTATAATTTAGATAAAACTTATTTGGTTTCAGGTTGATTTGCCTGAATTTTTGCAACTATTTCAATAACATTGACTGTTAGTGTCGGGATTCCGCAACTAGTATATTTATTAAAAAATAAAGATACTGGCGAAGGTGTTAATTTTTACTCATTTTGAATTGTTTTTGTTGGATCTATTGGTTGGATGTTAATTGGTTCTTGGGATATTCAACCAGTTAAAATGGTAGCCTCATCAATAGCAAATATGCTTTCGTTATCAATTTTTATTTTTACAATTTTTTTCACATACAAGTACGCAAGGGACGAGAAGAAAAGAAAACAAGCTTGAAAAGTTCTTATCATCGCTGCATTAGTTGTTGCTTTCGCCGCAAACATTGCGATATATGGACTTGTAAAAGACAAAAGAATGTGGCCTCAATTACACGCCATATGCGTTATTATTTTTCCAATGCTGACAACATTTAGCTTTTTTCCTTCGGTTATTAAATCGCTAGAACAAAAAAGATTTATGGGTATGTCAAAAGGTATGTTATTCACTATTATCTCAATAAATGTGACTTGAGTATGCTATAGAGTTGCTGTTGGGTTCAATAATAATGAATTTACTGCAGGTTTGATAACGACTATGGTATGGCAATTTGTTTCGCTGGCAATTTATTTATCGCAGGTATATTTATTGATTGAAAATCATTTAAAAAATAAAAACAGGTAG
- a CDS encoding 4'-phosphopantetheinyl transferase superfamily protein: protein MKIGLDATTIKRFKNMPKGFEKRFCHPNELLLLEKEKHKADFLASIWAIKEALFKADNNFADFRKIELKKDQHGWEHSDWNIATTNEGDLVIAVVVKKE from the coding sequence ATGAAAATAGGTCTCGATGCAACAACCATTAAACGTTTTAAAAATATGCCAAAAGGTTTTGAAAAACGTTTTTGCCATCCAAATGAATTATTACTTTTGGAAAAAGAAAAACACAAAGCTGATTTTCTAGCATCAATATGAGCAATTAAGGAAGCTTTATTTAAAGCTGATAACAATTTTGCTGATTTTCGCAAAATTGAGCTCAAAAAAGATCAACACGGTTGGGAGCATTCCGACTGGAATATAGCAACAACAAATGAGGGCGACCTAGTCATTGCCGTCGTAGTTAAAAAGGAGTAA
- a CDS encoding lysophospholipid acyltransferase family protein — protein sequence MGFNLKMIFLWWHFLWCMWRLSAASKRYRRDPMNFHIQQRNDYLLKRAKQLLWYFNVKLEVVGLDSLPKGPVILMPNHKSNIDPLLILASLEKTNFERIGKNKIPTFIAKVELKKRGITRKVLELLDTIFINRQDLRQSIKSLEEFGSHVKQNKTYGVIFPEGTRINELTLGEFKAGGAKVARSHYLPIVPVAISDSRDALNKKRNKKLKIRVEFLKVIKPAEFITIDNAVIMERVKQTIEKALNHE from the coding sequence ATGGGTTTTAATTTAAAAATGATTTTTCTTTGATGACATTTTCTATGATGTATGTGAAGATTAAGCGCTGCATCAAAAAGATATAGACGCGATCCAATGAATTTTCACATTCAACAACGGAATGACTATTTACTTAAAAGGGCTAAACAACTCTTATGATATTTCAATGTTAAACTGGAGGTTGTAGGTCTGGATTCATTGCCAAAAGGGCCTGTTATCCTAATGCCGAACCACAAATCAAATATTGATCCCTTATTAATTTTGGCATCCCTAGAAAAAACCAATTTTGAACGTATTGGTAAAAATAAAATTCCTACTTTTATTGCAAAAGTTGAGTTAAAAAAGAGGGGAATTACTCGCAAAGTACTTGAACTTTTGGACACAATTTTTATTAATCGTCAAGATTTGAGACAATCAATTAAATCATTAGAAGAATTCGGAAGTCACGTAAAGCAAAATAAAACTTATGGCGTTATTTTTCCTGAAGGTACTAGAATTAATGAGCTAACACTAGGTGAATTCAAAGCTGGCGGAGCAAAAGTCGCTCGTAGTCATTATTTACCTATTGTTCCTGTCGCTATTTCCGATTCACGTGATGCTTTAAATAAAAAAAGAAACAAAAAATTAAAAATTCGAGTTGAATTTTTAAAAGTAATTAAACCTGCGGAGTTTATTACAATTGATAATGCGGTTATTATGGAAAGAGTAAAACAAACAATCGAAAAGGCACTAAACCATGAATAA
- a CDS encoding segregation/condensation protein A, with protein sequence MTANKFVINIENYEGPLDLLLALVQQKHKNIMDVDVAELASSYLEVIQTLQENEIDLAGEYLVMAATLLALKTKMMLYTPEEKPEIEEDKRELLRRLYEHQQFKEVSKALREHELARSEIFIKRPSDIEEFLVEDDKTALDGQSNPLKVITILRKMFERTYAQKLRRTKLEHFNLTPQDQIPFIIELFKNNEDVSFEMIFNQPSINHFVITFLAVLVLVKTQKITLEQKEQFGTITFKKGPEYEK encoded by the coding sequence ATGACAGCAAATAAATTTGTTATAAACATCGAAAACTACGAAGGTCCATTAGACCTTCTACTCGCTTTAGTTCAACAAAAACACAAAAATATTATGGATGTTGACGTTGCTGAACTAGCCAGTTCATACTTGGAAGTTATTCAGACACTACAAGAAAATGAAATTGATTTAGCTGGTGAATATTTAGTAATGGCAGCTACATTGCTTGCCTTAAAAACTAAAATGATGTTATATACTCCTGAAGAAAAACCTGAAATTGAAGAGGATAAACGCGAATTGCTGCGTAGATTGTATGAGCATCAACAATTTAAAGAGGTTTCAAAAGCACTCCGCGAACACGAACTTGCTCGAAGTGAAATATTTATCAAAAGACCTAGTGATATTGAAGAATTCTTAGTTGAAGACGATAAAACTGCATTAGATGGGCAATCAAACCCGTTAAAAGTAATCACAATACTGAGAAAAATGTTTGAGCGTACGTATGCTCAAAAACTTCGCCGCACTAAGCTGGAACACTTCAATTTAACACCACAAGATCAAATTCCATTTATCATTGAATTATTTAAAAATAATGAAGATGTAAGCTTTGAAATGATTTTTAATCAACCTAGTATAAATCACTTTGTAATTACATTTTTAGCTGTTTTAGTACTCGTAAAAACACAAAAAATTACACTAGAACAAAAAGAACAATTTGGCACTATCACATTTAAAAAAGGACCTGAATATGAAAAATAA